CTGTGAGTATCTCAGGATATATGTTCCCACTTTTGCAGTGTAGCTGTATCAGTACAGGCCTTTAAAAACCACGTTGGTCTGTGTGATACTCTAGGAGCGTGCAGGAGTAAAGATGATCCTGATCCAGGATGCCTCTCAGGGACCTAATGTTGACAAACCCCTGCGTATTATTGGAGATCCATACAAAGTCCAGGTGAAACAATTAAAGAATCTTCaaaagtttaaattaaatgGAATTAATCATGGAGTTTAATTATCATATTTATCCCTTTCAGCAAGCCCAGGAAATGGTGGAGGAGAttctgagggagagagaccaCGCCGGCTTCAGTGAACGAAATGACTTCAGCTCCCGAATGGGAGGTGGCAtggatgtgagtgtgagtgtgtgtgtgtgtgtggaaatggGATCAGTTGCTTTTTAACTAAATCTAAGCTTGTACtgttaatatttatgttttaaactCAGGTCCCGGTGCCGCGACACTCCGTCGGTGTTGTCATTGGACGCAATGGAGAGATGATCAAGAAAATCCAGAATGATGCTGGAGTTCGGATACAGTTCAAACAAGGTTGGACCCTGTCGTGATAATGGATgatatatgttttgttttttttaaatacacattttagtGATCAATTTTTAAAGAGATTTCAAGAGCATCTGAATAAATTGTTTAATTTTGTGAGTTCAGCACAACAGACTCTcacattaatatttttaaattaatgtaaaaaataaagctaATGCAGACTGAAATCTTCCTCTCAGATGATGGGACTGGTCCAGAGAAGATGGCACACATCAGTGGGCCTCCTGACTGCTGCGAACATGCCGCCCAGATCATCAacgagctgctgcagagcatCCGGGTCAGGGAGGAGGGACAGGGGGTATGGATCAAattctctcacacatgcacaaactgtCTCATTCTAAAAGAGCTGTAGTCATGAggctctctcctccatctacaGGGTCCTCCAGGCATGCCTACAGGCAACAGGGGCAGAGGAGGCGGACAAGGCGACTGGGGTCCCCCAGGAGGGGAAATGACCTTCTCTATTCCTGCCCACAAGTGTGGGCTTGTGATTGGCCGGGGAGGTGAGAATGTCAAGTCTATCAACCAGCAGACAGGGGCATTTGTGGAAATCTCACGACAGCCGCCACCCAACGGAGACCCCAACTTCAAGCTGTTTATCATCAGGGGCTCACCGCAGCAGATCGACCACGCCAAGCAGCTCATTGAGGAAAAGATTGAAGTAAATATGTTATCCTTTTGTTTGTACTTTTGAAATGAGATGCCATTATTTTCATAGACTTGTATCTTCACATGATGTGTGACTTTGATGTGTCCCCCAGggtcctttgtgtcctgtgggCCCAGGGCCAGGTGGACCAGGTCCTGCTGGTCAACTGGGTCCCTACAACCCCAACCCCTACAACCCTGGACCGCCTGGGGCCCCTGGACCACCACAGTAAGTGTCGTTCAACTTATGTGTAACATGGGTTAGACATAAGTCAGAGCAGCAGATCCTTTAGAGCAtctttgataataataaaaccttTCTCCTCAGTGGTGGTCCTCCAGGTCCTCACCAGTACAATCATCAGGGCTGGAGCAACACCTACCAGCAGTGGCAGCCCCAGGCACCCCAAGACCCCAGTGAGTCTCCTTTGAATTCACCGCTTCTCCTGAGTTTCCTgagattaacatttatttttacccATCTTAGCAACTTATCAACCTCACCACAGTATTTTCATCCCAGGTCATTTTCTGACCCCTCCTAGTCCTTTCTGATGAGTAATCTTTTTGCGAAATCTGAGAAAGGTACACAAGAGCACTGATGTGTTGAGATGCAGTTTCTGCACTTAAAGCAGTTCTGGCTAACCATGTCTCTGTTTTCCCCCTGGTATCCAAGCCCGGTCTCCAGGCCAGTAGCAGGGGCTCACCCTCACCCTATGAGGACCTCACCCCCTCCACCCTGCGTCTTTTCTAGGCAAGGCAGCAGCTAATGACCCTAACGCAGCCTGGGCGGCATACTACGCTCAGTACTACCAGCAGCCGTCGGGGGCTGTGCCGACCCAGTACCCTGCAAACCCAACTGGAGGAGACCCCACATCAGGCGACCAGACCCAGCCCGCACAGACGCCGGGGGGGCAGCCAGACTACACCAAGGCCTGGGAAGAGTACTACAAGAAGTTGGGTGAGACAGAGAAGATCGTCTGTAACTTTCTCTGCTGTTAAAAAGCtaattaaattagttttttacctttttaatttATAGCATTTTAATGAGCACTTAAATATCATCATGTTCATCAAGTGAATGAACTAAATCAAACTTGAATTGATGTGTAATCAATTCCTCCTTTGTGTGTCACCTCCAGCCCAGACAGGAGGCTCTGTCCCTGGCTCTGCGGCCACAGCTCCTGGAGCAGCGGGGGCAGCGGCATCCACAACGGGAGGTCAGCCGGACTACAGCGCAGCCTGGGCCGAGTACTACAGGCAGCAGTCTGCGTACTATGGACCGACAGGACAGGCTCCTGGGCAGCCAGCCCCTCCCCAGCAAGGATAGGTTGGTACTGAGGCTGTCGCAAGGTGTTCATCCTCTTTCTTTAGAGTCATCTGAGATAAAAAATTTAATTCATACAATTTGCAACATGTAGTAAGAAGCTGACCTGTCCATGGTCTCAACCATTTGTATTTTAGACGCAGTGAGAGTTCACAGCAGAAAGTCTCAACCAAGAAGACAGGACAAAGAAGACAACCCCGAACTTTGAGCCAGGATCTACGCTGTTaagttttagttttgttttaatttttcatttgttCCAAGTGAAAGTCCAATTCCTCCCCAGCACCAAACACCCCttgctttttaataaaaatgtgagCCGAGCAGACGTTGTAGTGTTTTGCTCCCAAGGGAAGGGATAAGACTGATGATCCCCTCATGTCAGGTACACACAGCTTTTTAAAACCTctacatacatttacatttaacattatAAACAACGGAAGCCTTGAAATGCCAGATCTTCATTCTCATATATCTTTTATTATCTTCTTATGAAAACTAAGTCATTATTAAACCCTAACCTACATATCTGAGTCATATATTTACTAAAATGCTGAACTCCAATCACCTTGTGTATTTGGTAAGGTAGAAATCCACGGAATTCCTTTTTAAAGCTCATTTGTTTGCTCATtgttgtgatttttgtttttccgTTTCCTCTAGTGAGGCTTGCTTGCCACAAAAACACTTTGTACGAGCGAAACAGGTTTACTGAGATTCTATCATTTTGATTTGTGCATGTGGGATGactaataatgataaaaaaaacaccagagaTAGATGATAAATGAGCAGGAACACCCTTCACCTGCAGGGGAGCTTCAGTCTGCCCTCTACTGGTGACATGCAAGACCTTAACTGTGTGCTGATGTGGAAGTATGTTCCAAGATGTAAAGCCATGAGTTGTTTGATGGATGAAGAGTAGAAATCAGGATTTAAgagtagttttttttatctcttgtAGGTTGAAGGAATGAACAGCCTTACTACAGGTTATGCATCTTTGTTTTGCCTCAGATGAAAGTATGTTAGGATCATTTAAACTATTTTTGCTTGCCTCTGTTCATTTTGTAGTTTTAATCACCTTTATGTTCATCTTCAAATACCCATTTAGGGttagacacaaacaaacgcCGGCTTACTGTGGATGGAGGGccaagatgatgaggaaaaatatgatttaaagttTGATCagctttgtgttttatattactGCTCGAGATTGTCAGGCCTTTTAAAGCCAACATATACATCTGGTGGGTTTTCACCTTGAAGCAACTGCAAATGTGTATTTTCCATGCAGTGCCCTGTAATGTTTTCACGTGGAGGTTTTGTCGCCCCCTGTAGGTCTACAACAGGAATATTTTGCATATGGCGACATTCAAACCGTCCACTCAGCTGTTTCACCTCAAGGCTGCACGTTTTGCTTTTTACTGTTTGAAGAATGCCAACGAGAACCTGATGATCGTTTCGCACACAGCTGTCGTTTGTGTGCAAAATAATTCAATCTAGTCTTCCAGTGTGTCCCATTTCAAGATATAttacacatgtacacatattcagcaatattaaaaaaaagctgttgGACGTGACTACTGATTTATCAGGTATGATTCTTGTATTTTCAGCGCCATCCTGTGGcaacagtgttgatattgttaaTAAATGACCACCAGCAGCAATACTAATTAAAAAGGGGCATATGTCAATTACTTAAATGTGTGAACGTTTGTTGTCGCGTTGCTTGCACATGTCTGCAGATTCTATAAAACTAATGCAAAGATGATGAAAGCccatttattcacaaacaaagaaGATACCGTTATAAAGATCATCCATCTTTTTAAAAAGGGTAACTGAACTACTCAATAGAATTTTAAAAAATGTGGATACTTTAAAGGtaatattgtgtattttttactttattatatCAACTTTGATCTGAGTTTCCCATATTAAGTATTTCACAACAGAGCAAGATTGTGGCGGCTGCGAGTAAGAAACCATCCTGTTCTCATCCTTCACCATAACACTGATGTAGGATgtagttcactactctcatgaactagttaaAAGTTccgttcatacaagtaaacatgaatagttcacgttca
Above is a genomic segment from Pleuronectes platessa chromosome 16, fPlePla1.1, whole genome shotgun sequence containing:
- the LOC128458638 gene encoding far upstream element-binding protein 2 isoform X2 codes for the protein MSEYSTVPPPGSGAPLGGQAALGNGSAAIQKDAFADAVQRARQIAAKIGGDAGPPVNINAASDGFAFTAPKRQLEDADEPESKKLAAQSDLDSANALSIGAQLAALAQQRPASSTEEYNVPDSMVGLVIGRGGEQINKIQQESGCKVQIAPDSGGLPVRSVSLTGSQDSIQKARMLLDEILSRGRGEPPASYHESTNGQNGSVHEMMIPAGKAGLVIGKGGETIKQLQERAGVKMILIQDASQGPNVDKPLRIIGDPYKVQQAQEMVEEILRERDHAGFSERNDFSSRMGGGMDVPVPRHSVGVVIGRNGEMIKKIQNDAGVRIQFKQDDGTGPEKMAHISGPPDCCEHAAQIINELLQSIRVREEGQGGPPGMPTGNRGRGGGQGDWGPPGGEMTFSIPAHKCGLVIGRGGENVKSINQQTGAFVEISRQPPPNGDPNFKLFIIRGSPQQIDHAKQLIEEKIEGPLCPVGPGPGGPGPAGQLGPYNPNPYNPGPPGAPGPPHGGPPGPHQYNHQGWSNTYQQWQPQAPQDPSKAAANDPNAAWAAYYAQYYQQPSGAVPTQYPANPTGGDPTSGDQTQPAQTPGGQPDYTKAWEEYYKKLAQTGGSVPGSAATAPGAAGAAASTTGGQPDYSAAWAEYYRQQSAYYGPTGQAPGQPAPPQQG
- the LOC128458638 gene encoding far upstream element-binding protein 2 isoform X1 → MSEYSTVPPPGSGAPLGGQAALGNGSAAIQKDAFADAVQRARQIAAKIGGDAGPPVNINAASDGFAFTAPKRQLEDADEPESKKLAAQSDLDSANALSIGAQLAALAQQRPASSTEEYNVPDSMVGLVIGRGGEQINKIQQESGCKVQIAPDSGGLPVRSVSLTGSQDSIQKARMLLDEILSRGRGEPPASYHESTNGQNGSVHEMMIPAGKAGLVIGKGGETIKQLQERAGVKMILIQDASQGPNVDKPLRIIGDPYKVQQAQEMVEEILRERDHAGFSERNDFSSRMGGGMDVSVPVPRHSVGVVIGRNGEMIKKIQNDAGVRIQFKQDDGTGPEKMAHISGPPDCCEHAAQIINELLQSIRVREEGQGGPPGMPTGNRGRGGGQGDWGPPGGEMTFSIPAHKCGLVIGRGGENVKSINQQTGAFVEISRQPPPNGDPNFKLFIIRGSPQQIDHAKQLIEEKIEGPLCPVGPGPGGPGPAGQLGPYNPNPYNPGPPGAPGPPHGGPPGPHQYNHQGWSNTYQQWQPQAPQDPSKAAANDPNAAWAAYYAQYYQQPSGAVPTQYPANPTGGDPTSGDQTQPAQTPGGQPDYTKAWEEYYKKLAQTGGSVPGSAATAPGAAGAAASTTGGQPDYSAAWAEYYRQQSAYYGPTGQAPGQPAPPQQG
- the LOC128458638 gene encoding far upstream element-binding protein 2 isoform X3 encodes the protein MSEYSTVPPPGSGAPLGGQAALGNGSAAIQKDAFADAVQRARQIAAKIGGDAGPPVNINAASDGFAFTAPKRQLEDADEPESKKLAAQSDLDSANALSIGAQLAALAQQRPASSTEEYNVPDSMVGLVIGRGGEQINKIQQESGCKVQIAPDSGGLPVRSVSLTGSQDSIQKARMLLDEILSRGRGEPPASYHESTNGQNGSVHEMMIPAGKAGLVIGKGGETIKQLQERAGVKMILIQDASQGPNVDKPLRIIGDPYKVQQAQEMVEEILRERDHAGFSERNDFSSRMGGGMDVSVPVPRHSVGVVIGRNGEMIKKIQNDAGVRIQFKQDDGTGPEKMAHISGPPDCCEHAAQIINELLQSIRVREEGQGGPPGMPTGNRGRGGGQGDWGPPGGEMTFSIPAHKCGLVIGRGGENVKSINQQTGAFVEISRQPPPNGDPNFKLFIIRGSPQQIDHAKQLIEEKIEGPLCPVGPGPGGPGPAGQLGPYNPNPYNPGPPGAPGPPHGGPPGPHQYNHQGWSNTYQQWQPQAPQDPTRSPGQ